The proteins below are encoded in one region of Gemmatimonas sp.:
- a CDS encoding IS630 family transposase: MPSAKLPPVVLSDDERATLQEWTRRRRTAQAMALRARIILAASTGATNTAIAAKLGVVIPTVGKWRRRFLRQRIAGLLDEPRVGAPRKITDAEVETAIRTTLESRPNDATHWSTRSLARKLGLSQSTVSRMWRAFGLQPHRVETFKLSTDPQFIEKVRDIVGLYLDPPDRALVLCVDEQSQIQALDRTQPLLPMRPGQVERRTHDYVRHGTVSLFAALDARTGEIIGRCESRHRSQEFRKFLDQIDRSVPAALEVHLILDNYGTHKTAMIRRWLAKRPRFHVHFTPTSASWINMVERWFGELTRKQLKRGAHRSTDALEDAIMTYIAHTNKDPKPFVWTKTADEILDSVKRFCQRTSGSAH, encoded by the coding sequence ATGCCTTCTGCGAAGCTGCCCCCGGTTGTACTGAGTGACGACGAGCGTGCGACGTTGCAGGAGTGGACGCGCCGGCGGCGCACCGCGCAGGCGATGGCGCTGCGGGCCCGCATCATTTTGGCGGCGAGCACCGGCGCGACCAACACGGCGATTGCCGCAAAGCTGGGGGTCGTGATTCCTACCGTCGGCAAGTGGCGCCGGCGCTTCCTGCGCCAGCGGATCGCTGGGTTGTTGGATGAGCCGCGCGTCGGCGCGCCGCGGAAGATCACGGATGCCGAGGTCGAGACCGCGATTCGCACCACGCTCGAATCGCGACCGAACGATGCGACGCACTGGAGTACGCGGTCGCTGGCGCGAAAGCTCGGCTTGAGCCAGAGCACGGTGAGTCGCATGTGGCGAGCCTTTGGCCTGCAGCCGCATCGGGTCGAGACATTCAAGCTATCGACCGATCCGCAATTCATCGAGAAGGTGCGCGATATTGTCGGCTTGTACCTCGATCCGCCCGACCGTGCGCTCGTCTTGTGCGTCGACGAGCAGTCGCAGATCCAAGCGTTGGACCGGACGCAGCCGCTGCTGCCGATGAGGCCTGGTCAAGTCGAGCGGCGCACGCACGACTACGTGCGCCATGGCACGGTGTCCCTCTTCGCCGCCCTGGATGCGAGAACCGGCGAGATCATCGGGCGCTGTGAGTCGCGGCATCGGTCGCAGGAGTTCCGGAAATTCCTCGATCAGATCGACCGCAGTGTCCCTGCGGCGCTCGAGGTCCACCTGATTCTCGATAACTACGGCACCCACAAGACCGCGATGATTCGTCGGTGGCTCGCCAAACGTCCGCGCTTCCACGTGCACTTCACGCCAACCAGCGCGTCGTGGATCAACATGGTCGAACGCTGGTTTGGTGAGCTGACCCGCAAGCAACTCAAGCGGGGCGCGCATCGCAGTACCGACGCGCTCGAAGACGCGATCATGACCTACATCGCGCACACCAACAAGGATCCGAAGCCGTTCGTCTGGACCAAGACGGCCGATGAGATCCTCGACAGCGTCAAGCGTTTTTGTCAACGAACTTCTGGTTCAGCACACTAG
- a CDS encoding serine/threonine-protein kinase, giving the protein MDGEHHADALRARLQATLGSALQVGERLGHGGFATVYRARDPRLERDVALKVVDVAGRLDDAQEAEFLHEARVLAGVEHPHIVPLYEVTLRDGLLILAMRLVPGDSLQQRLAGTPLPAREAARVASEVASALAAAHAKGIVHRDVKPANILFDADGHAVVTDFGLALVTSRSTAEAMADGSGTPHYMSPEQALGEAVDGRSDVYALGVVLYEMLTGLLPFDGRTPAELMARVIATPAPSVHQRAPQTPTALAALVARMLAKEPTARPTASEVVAAVARIRTPEGLLSPAEVTRRARFRRLRLVALVAVTAVVVVAGLVYASSALVRLLLDDSPEPRLAATGDAVPPALVAAARSRGLLRPDEVVRFAFVPSEERAGDALLVTDEAMVRLRDLAARRYLRGQLDVTFYTSRGVDTDTTNALLVVTPTGGTPDTLYHRLHGRDVLRLSTALYSLRRRAPR; this is encoded by the coding sequence ATGGACGGTGAGCACCATGCGGACGCCCTGCGGGCCCGTCTGCAGGCCACGCTCGGATCCGCGCTCCAGGTCGGGGAGCGTCTCGGCCATGGCGGCTTCGCCACGGTCTATCGGGCCCGGGACCCCCGCCTTGAGCGGGACGTGGCGCTCAAGGTCGTCGACGTCGCGGGGCGTCTCGATGACGCGCAGGAAGCCGAGTTCCTGCACGAGGCGCGGGTGCTGGCGGGCGTCGAACACCCGCACATCGTCCCGCTCTACGAGGTGACGCTTCGCGATGGGCTGCTCATCCTCGCCATGCGGCTCGTGCCCGGCGACTCCCTCCAGCAGCGTCTCGCGGGGACGCCGTTGCCGGCGCGCGAGGCCGCGCGAGTGGCGAGCGAGGTGGCCAGCGCGCTCGCGGCCGCCCACGCGAAGGGCATCGTGCATCGCGACGTCAAGCCGGCGAACATCCTGTTCGACGCCGATGGCCATGCGGTGGTGACGGACTTCGGGCTCGCGCTCGTGACGTCACGCTCGACGGCCGAGGCGATGGCGGATGGCTCGGGCACGCCGCACTACATGAGCCCGGAGCAGGCACTCGGCGAAGCCGTCGACGGACGCTCCGATGTATACGCGCTGGGGGTCGTGCTGTACGAGATGCTGACGGGTCTGCTGCCCTTCGACGGGCGCACCCCGGCGGAGTTGATGGCGCGCGTGATCGCCACGCCGGCGCCGAGCGTGCATCAGCGGGCGCCGCAGACGCCCACGGCGCTCGCCGCGCTCGTGGCGCGCATGCTCGCCAAGGAGCCGACGGCCCGGCCGACCGCGAGCGAGGTGGTGGCGGCCGTCGCCCGCATCCGGACGCCGGAGGGGCTGCTGTCCCCGGCCGAGGTGACGCGTCGGGCGCGGTTTCGCCGGTTGCGCCTCGTGGCGCTCGTGGCGGTCACCGCGGTCGTCGTCGTCGCCGGGCTGGTGTACGCGTCGTCGGCGCTCGTGCGCCTTCTCCTCGACGACAGCCCGGAGCCGCGGCTGGCCGCCACGGGTGATGCCGTGCCGCCGGCCCTCGTGGCGGCGGCCCGAAGCCGCGGGCTGCTCCGCCCGGACGAGGTGGTGCGCTTCGCGTTCGTGCCGAGCGAGGAGCGGGCGGGCGACGCGCTGCTCGTCACGGACGAGGCGATGGTGCGCCTCCGCGACCTGGCTGCGCGTCGGTATCTGCGCGGGCAGCTGGATGTGACCTTTTACACCTCGCGCGGGGTGGACACCGACACCACCAACGCCCTGCTCGTCGTGACCCCGACCGGTGGGACGCCGGACACGCTCTACCACCGCCTTCACGGACGGGATGTCCTGCGACTCAGCACGGCGCTCTATTCGCTCCGTCGGCGCGCACCACGCTGA
- a CDS encoding serine hydrolase, with protein sequence MTRPLSLAAVALALLAASSLGAQPTPFRWPTSTPAKVGLNAAVIDSLDAEIKAGKYGNIDRMVVIRRGQVVTDKTYPRDYDKIYGDSSRASASLNNSHDPTGPFNYFNPWWHPTYRRGTLHTLQSVSKTVASAVIGVAVTRGDFPALDTPILTYWDTSAVANLDDRKRRITIRHLLTMTGGFDWNESIPYSDPRNTAGALEASPDWVKFTIDRPMMREPGTQFNYSSGESALLAHIFFRATGVDIEEYAARHLFAPLGITQWHWKRTTSGTIDTEGGLYLEATDLARIWQLWLQGGRWNGTTIVSERWVRESVTPHVATSTRAGAPQYGYKWWLYSNPVRKDAFIWAGSGFGGQFPMAFPDQEMVVVFNAWNIAGGPTLPLRAVQERLIRAAK encoded by the coding sequence ATGACACGCCCACTCTCCCTCGCCGCCGTCGCCCTCGCGTTGCTCGCCGCCTCGTCACTCGGGGCCCAGCCAACGCCATTCAGATGGCCCACGTCGACCCCGGCGAAAGTCGGCCTCAATGCCGCCGTGATCGACAGCCTCGACGCGGAGATCAAGGCGGGGAAGTATGGCAACATCGACCGCATGGTGGTCATTCGTCGCGGTCAGGTCGTGACCGACAAGACGTATCCGCGCGACTACGACAAGATCTACGGTGACTCGTCGCGCGCCAGCGCGTCGCTGAACAATTCGCACGACCCGACCGGGCCCTTCAACTACTTCAACCCGTGGTGGCACCCGACCTACCGGCGGGGCACGCTGCACACCCTGCAGTCCGTGTCCAAGACGGTGGCCTCGGCGGTCATCGGGGTGGCGGTCACCCGTGGTGACTTCCCCGCACTCGACACGCCGATTCTCACGTACTGGGACACCAGCGCGGTGGCGAACCTCGACGACCGCAAGCGACGCATCACCATCCGCCACCTGCTCACCATGACCGGCGGATTCGACTGGAACGAAAGCATTCCGTACAGCGATCCGCGCAACACAGCTGGCGCACTCGAGGCCAGCCCTGACTGGGTCAAGTTCACCATCGACCGGCCCATGATGCGCGAGCCGGGCACCCAGTTCAACTACAGCAGCGGCGAAAGCGCGCTGCTCGCGCACATCTTCTTTCGCGCCACTGGCGTGGACATCGAGGAGTACGCGGCGCGCCACCTCTTCGCGCCACTCGGCATCACCCAGTGGCACTGGAAGCGCACCACCTCGGGCACCATCGACACCGAAGGGGGCTTGTATCTCGAAGCGACCGACCTGGCGCGGATCTGGCAGCTGTGGCTGCAGGGCGGCCGCTGGAACGGCACGACCATCGTGTCCGAACGCTGGGTGCGCGAATCCGTGACACCGCACGTCGCGACCAGCACACGCGCTGGCGCACCGCAGTACGGGTACAAGTGGTGGCTGTACAGCAATCCGGTACGGAAAGACGCGTTCATCTGGGCCGGGTCGGGATTCGGCGGGCAGTTCCCCATGGCGTTTCCCGATCAGGAGATGGTGGTGGTCTTCAATGCGTGGAACATTGCCGGCGGGCCCACGCTTCCCCTGCGTGCTGTGCAGGAACGGTTGATTCGCGCAGCGAAGTAG
- a CDS encoding pyridoxal-phosphate dependent enzyme yields the protein MRHRLSLDQIARARTVIDPVFLDTPQFRAESLEATLGCRLVIKVETLNPIRCFKGRGASFFAEGLAAGATVVCASAGNFGQAMAYACRSRGTGAVIFASVHANPLKVERMRALGADVRLHGADFDAAKLEAKRYAAAHGLQMVEDGLQPAISEGAGTIAVELLRWPEAFDDLVVPLGNGALVTGMGRWLKAHAPTTRVVGAAAAGAPAMVESWRSGRIVSYEQVDTIADGVAARLPVPEAVADMDGTVDETMLVQDATILTAMRLIHEHLGLVIEPAGAIGLAAILADPARFHGRLVATVLCGANLTPRQIADWLTPTGDGSRR from the coding sequence ATGCGCCACCGACTGAGCCTCGACCAGATCGCCCGCGCACGCACGGTGATCGACCCGGTGTTCTTGGATACCCCGCAGTTTCGTGCCGAGTCGCTCGAGGCCACGCTTGGCTGCCGCCTCGTCATCAAGGTCGAGACGCTCAACCCGATCCGCTGCTTCAAGGGCCGCGGCGCGTCGTTCTTTGCCGAGGGGCTGGCCGCCGGGGCTACCGTCGTCTGCGCCAGTGCGGGCAACTTCGGGCAGGCCATGGCCTATGCCTGCCGCAGTCGCGGCACAGGCGCCGTCATCTTCGCCAGCGTCCACGCCAATCCGCTCAAGGTCGAGCGCATGCGCGCGCTTGGTGCCGACGTACGCCTGCACGGCGCCGACTTCGACGCCGCCAAGCTCGAGGCGAAGCGGTACGCGGCCGCGCATGGCCTGCAGATGGTCGAAGACGGCCTGCAGCCGGCGATCTCCGAGGGCGCGGGCACGATCGCGGTCGAGCTCCTGCGCTGGCCCGAGGCGTTCGATGACCTCGTCGTCCCGCTCGGCAACGGCGCGCTCGTTACCGGCATGGGGCGCTGGTTGAAAGCACATGCGCCCACGACGCGGGTAGTCGGTGCGGCCGCGGCCGGAGCGCCGGCCATGGTCGAGTCCTGGCGCTCCGGCCGGATCGTTTCCTACGAGCAGGTTGACACCATCGCCGATGGCGTTGCTGCTCGTCTGCCGGTCCCTGAGGCCGTCGCTGACATGGACGGCACGGTCGACGAAACGATGCTCGTGCAGGATGCCACGATCCTGACCGCGATGCGGCTCATCCATGAGCACCTCGGCCTGGTCATCGAGCCTGCGGGCGCGATCGGACTGGCGGCGATCCTCGCGGATCCGGCACGCTTCCATGGACGGCTGGTGGCAACGGTCCTGTGCGGCGCGAACCTGACGCCGCGGCAGATCGCCGACTGGCTCACCCCGACCGGCGACGGCAGCCGGCGCTGA
- a CDS encoding transposase encodes MAKSYRRFSAEFKLRLVESYLAGDGSIKGLATQAGIDHSLLHYWLNKYRLWVADWT; translated from the coding sequence ATGGCCAAGTCGTATCGGCGGTTCAGTGCGGAGTTCAAGCTCCGGTTGGTCGAGTCGTATCTCGCAGGCGATGGCAGCATCAAGGGCTTGGCCACGCAGGCCGGCATCGACCACTCCCTCCTGCATTACTGGCTCAACAAGTACCGCCTGTGGGTCGCCGACTGGACGTAG
- a CDS encoding amidohydrolase, whose product MTRRPALLLAATLALASTARAQKGVGALDAEIQRRVEAVTTKVVTWRRDIHEHPELSGEEVRTSRLVAEHLRALGLDVRTEVGGHGVVGLLRGGKPGPVVALRADMDALPVEEQVDLPFKSRVKATFLGAPVGVMHACGHDNHVAILMGTAEVLAGMKAMLPGTVKFVFQPAEEYSPTGVGGAESMLRDGAFENPRVDAVFGLHVFPASHGAIITRPGPWLAAANDATIIIKGKQTHGAQPWNGVDAVLVGAQVVTALQAVVSRQVDITRVPAIVTVGAFQAGVRSNIIPDSAVLRLSIRTFDAAMKEDIFARIRRTAEGVAAASGATVSVTFDPGVPATVNHPALTRRMWPTLQRAAGASGVIESELVTASEDFSFFMEKAPGLFIGLGVNPKGSDPRTAAPNHSPFFFADEGALPNGVRAMSMLAVDYLLGGK is encoded by the coding sequence ATGACGCGCCGACCCGCCCTCCTGCTCGCCGCCACCCTCGCCCTCGCCTCCACCGCGCGCGCCCAGAAGGGAGTCGGCGCCCTCGACGCCGAGATCCAGCGGCGCGTCGAGGCCGTCACCACCAAGGTGGTCACCTGGCGGCGCGACATCCACGAGCACCCCGAGCTCTCGGGCGAGGAGGTGCGCACGTCACGGCTCGTCGCCGAGCACCTTCGGGCCCTCGGTCTCGACGTGCGGACCGAGGTCGGCGGGCACGGCGTCGTGGGGCTGCTCAGGGGCGGGAAGCCGGGCCCTGTCGTCGCGCTGCGCGCCGACATGGACGCCCTTCCCGTGGAGGAGCAAGTGGATCTTCCGTTCAAGTCCCGGGTCAAGGCGACCTTTCTCGGTGCACCGGTCGGCGTCATGCACGCCTGCGGCCATGACAACCACGTGGCGATCCTCATGGGGACGGCGGAGGTTCTCGCGGGCATGAAGGCGATGCTGCCGGGCACCGTCAAGTTCGTCTTCCAGCCCGCCGAGGAGTACAGCCCCACCGGCGTGGGCGGCGCCGAGTCGATGCTCCGCGACGGAGCGTTCGAAAACCCCCGTGTGGACGCCGTCTTCGGGCTGCACGTGTTCCCGGCGTCCCATGGCGCGATCATCACCAGGCCAGGGCCGTGGCTGGCAGCGGCCAACGACGCGACGATCATCATCAAGGGAAAGCAGACGCACGGCGCCCAGCCCTGGAATGGCGTGGATGCGGTGTTGGTCGGCGCCCAGGTCGTGACGGCGCTGCAGGCCGTCGTGAGCCGCCAGGTGGACATCACCAGGGTCCCGGCGATCGTGACCGTCGGCGCGTTCCAGGCCGGCGTCCGCAGCAACATCATTCCCGACTCGGCGGTGCTGCGGCTGTCCATCCGCACGTTCGACGCCGCCATGAAGGAGGACATCTTCGCGCGCATCCGGCGCACTGCGGAGGGGGTGGCCGCCGCCAGCGGTGCGACGGTGAGCGTGACCTTCGATCCCGGCGTCCCCGCCACGGTCAACCATCCGGCACTCACCAGGCGCATGTGGCCAACGCTGCAGCGTGCCGCCGGCGCCTCGGGCGTCATCGAGAGCGAACTCGTCACAGCGAGCGAGGACTTCTCCTTTTTCATGGAGAAGGCGCCCGGCCTCTTCATCGGCCTTGGCGTGAATCCCAAGGGCAGTGACCCGCGCACGGCGGCCCCCAATCACTCCCCCTTCTTCTTCGCCGACGAGGGGGCCCTCCCGAACGGCGTGCGCGCCATGAGCATGCTGGCGGTGGACTACCTGCTGGGCGGCAAGTAG
- a CDS encoding PEP-CTERM sorting domain-containing protein, which translates to MPSHVPKIKRCGHRARQLAIAMSVATLLAAPVSAQTTVLGSANPNLAGRLSGYTCCNGDAVPGQAPPFISVTAGSLLTFSVTGISNYSSNPVSGNNPDGNEGGSLTNYGDGISAPLNVRYNALFGVFLDANSPTGTTTPAQLDFGGGLNFATLAPGLGQIFFIGDGLTTDTNLGQFNGASQVFTTPTGATRLFFGSGDGFGWYNNSGSFTVTATESLGTTVPEPTSVALLAAGLAGIGLSARRRHAA; encoded by the coding sequence ATGCCCTCGCACGTACCGAAAATCAAACGCTGCGGCCACCGCGCGCGCCAGTTGGCGATCGCCATGTCCGTGGCCACTTTGCTCGCCGCACCCGTTTCGGCGCAGACGACTGTGCTCGGATCCGCCAATCCCAATCTCGCTGGACGACTCAGCGGCTATACGTGCTGCAACGGCGACGCAGTGCCGGGGCAGGCGCCACCGTTCATCTCGGTCACCGCCGGTTCTCTCCTGACCTTCTCGGTCACAGGCATCTCGAACTATTCTTCGAATCCTGTGAGCGGCAACAATCCTGACGGCAATGAGGGAGGATCGCTCACGAACTACGGCGATGGCATTTCGGCACCGCTGAACGTGCGGTACAACGCGCTCTTCGGCGTCTTCCTCGACGCGAACAGCCCGACGGGCACGACAACGCCGGCGCAACTCGACTTCGGCGGTGGGTTGAACTTTGCAACGCTCGCGCCGGGGCTCGGGCAGATCTTCTTCATTGGCGATGGCCTGACCACCGACACGAACCTCGGTCAGTTCAATGGTGCGTCGCAGGTGTTCACTACGCCGACTGGCGCGACGCGACTCTTCTTCGGTTCGGGTGACGGCTTCGGATGGTACAACAACAGCGGTTCGTTCACGGTGACGGCCACGGAGTCGCTCGGAACGACGGTGCCCGAGCCGACATCGGTAGCGCTGCTCGCGGCCGGTCTGGCAGGGATTGGGCTCTCGGCTCGTCGGCGTCACGCGGCCTAG
- a CDS encoding BTAD domain-containing putative transcriptional regulator, whose translation MSNGLSTATSVRSSPRAFLRTFGGLTLEVADGSDTNETEARALHELAGRRRKVALLLYLTGQSRPVSRELLATLFWSEEPPERARHNLAEALSHIRRAFGRHSIASRVTDVLLADSCPIDVDVRLFDAALANGDLERAASLYAGPFLEGVFLQRAPGFDDWAARERARLSGRFVALSVTLVPRLLSDGRPAEAAALAEHWLNEDLEDADAAIGLLTALATPGTRAALRDAIERYGRLKMRLLAELESELDESVTALSATHEARLAALPARRETDSALATHVESSPAMEKDTGPGAVPQVLTPTAAASSPHRFARILIGLAGAFVAVAAWVVLRPREVAEAAAAWVLVADTQDPARDLVTTESISMALSVALAQGDRLNVVTRNRVREALQLMRRPDSTFVDERTALEIATRIGAGQVVIPSLARLGAQRALSARTVDVATGRALGVDQTTAVNEDSLLSALDVVARQLRSRLGRSSRNVDQPRPLPDVTTASLGALREYTIANDYSRRRVYDSALVAYRRAIALDSSFATAYAALGQLLHYTNQPAEGEQALVRALSLRSRLSEREAMRNEAMQARWRRQPDSAIAIQQRWLAGHPRDTDTRSSMAYDLFLGRRFAAAQQVYLEVLATDSLNPVDWINLAASGNALDTESDRAVARRAFARAFALDPSRRTDVIQNNEYGSLLVRAGFPDSAAAVFRLMLGGPPGQASRGYRSLGLLALWRRDPRTAVALFDSAAQSHQAMKNESLGEVRARLMLAWALGEAGDEAGARAELERTRALSRNGVAEPTVLYWAGKAMARRGMTAAAREMLDTLARRAVAGNVRHESAALLLRGELALARGEPGVAVLLIERGGALDSTPVPRESLAHAARAAGQTARADSIYRHLAGTLRFGTEAMLAQRLAVRQLTPARRQRPRRGS comes from the coding sequence ATGAGCAATGGGCTATCGACAGCGACGTCTGTCCGCAGCTCGCCGCGCGCCTTCCTTCGCACGTTCGGCGGCCTCACGCTTGAGGTCGCTGATGGGAGCGACACCAACGAGACCGAAGCGCGGGCGCTGCATGAGCTGGCCGGCCGGCGACGCAAGGTCGCGCTGCTGCTCTATCTGACGGGCCAGAGCAGACCTGTTTCCCGCGAACTGCTGGCCACGCTCTTTTGGAGCGAGGAACCGCCGGAGCGCGCCCGCCACAACCTCGCCGAAGCCCTGTCGCACATCCGACGGGCGTTCGGACGCCACTCGATTGCCTCGCGCGTCACGGACGTGCTACTCGCCGACTCCTGCCCGATCGACGTGGACGTCCGCCTGTTCGACGCGGCGCTGGCGAACGGAGACCTGGAGCGAGCGGCCTCGCTGTATGCGGGCCCGTTTCTGGAAGGCGTGTTTCTGCAGCGCGCGCCGGGCTTCGATGACTGGGCGGCGAGAGAACGCGCTCGATTGTCGGGACGCTTCGTCGCGCTCAGCGTGACGCTCGTGCCGCGCCTGCTGTCCGATGGGCGACCCGCCGAGGCCGCCGCGTTGGCGGAGCATTGGCTCAACGAGGATTTGGAGGACGCCGACGCGGCGATCGGGTTGCTCACGGCACTCGCCACGCCTGGGACACGCGCCGCGCTGCGCGACGCGATCGAGCGATATGGGCGGCTCAAGATGCGACTGCTCGCCGAGTTGGAGAGCGAGCTTGACGAGAGCGTGACCGCGCTGTCCGCCACCCATGAAGCAAGGCTGGCGGCGCTGCCCGCACGGCGGGAAACGGACAGCGCGCTTGCCACCCATGTCGAATCCTCGCCGGCGATGGAGAAGGACACAGGGCCGGGCGCGGTGCCCCAGGTGCTCACACCTACTGCGGCGGCATCGTCGCCGCATCGATTCGCGCGCATCCTGATTGGCCTGGCGGGAGCGTTCGTCGCCGTCGCCGCGTGGGTCGTGCTACGTCCGCGCGAGGTGGCGGAGGCGGCGGCGGCGTGGGTACTGGTCGCGGACACACAGGATCCGGCGCGAGACCTGGTGACAACCGAGTCCATCTCGATGGCGCTGAGCGTCGCGCTCGCGCAGGGAGACCGGCTCAACGTCGTCACACGGAATCGCGTACGCGAAGCGCTGCAATTGATGCGTCGTCCCGACAGCACGTTCGTCGACGAGCGGACGGCACTCGAGATCGCCACGCGCATCGGTGCGGGGCAGGTCGTCATTCCGTCGCTCGCCAGGCTTGGCGCACAACGCGCGCTGTCCGCACGCACAGTCGATGTCGCCACGGGACGTGCACTTGGCGTCGATCAGACCACCGCGGTCAACGAAGACTCGCTCCTGTCGGCGCTGGACGTGGTGGCGCGCCAGTTGCGCAGTCGACTCGGCAGATCCTCTCGAAACGTTGATCAGCCGCGACCGCTGCCCGACGTGACGACGGCCTCGCTGGGTGCGTTGCGCGAGTACACGATCGCGAACGACTATTCTCGACGTCGGGTGTACGATTCGGCCCTCGTCGCCTATCGGCGGGCGATTGCCCTCGACTCCAGCTTTGCCACGGCGTATGCGGCGCTCGGCCAGCTGCTGCACTATACCAACCAGCCCGCCGAGGGGGAACAAGCTCTCGTGCGGGCGCTGTCGCTGCGCTCGCGGCTGAGTGAACGCGAGGCCATGCGCAACGAGGCGATGCAGGCCAGATGGCGGCGTCAACCGGACAGCGCGATCGCCATTCAGCAACGCTGGCTCGCCGGGCACCCGCGCGATACCGACACGCGGTCGTCGATGGCCTACGACCTTTTTCTGGGGCGACGCTTCGCGGCGGCGCAGCAGGTGTATCTGGAGGTATTGGCCACAGATTCACTGAATCCGGTCGACTGGATCAACCTGGCGGCTTCTGGCAACGCACTCGACACGGAGAGCGATCGGGCGGTGGCGCGTCGGGCGTTTGCGCGTGCGTTTGCGCTCGATCCGTCGCGGCGCACCGATGTCATCCAGAACAACGAGTACGGATCGCTCCTGGTGCGTGCAGGATTCCCGGATTCCGCCGCGGCGGTATTTCGGCTGATGCTCGGCGGGCCGCCAGGTCAAGCGTCGCGAGGCTATCGCTCGCTCGGCCTGCTGGCGCTCTGGCGCCGTGATCCGCGTACCGCCGTGGCGCTGTTCGACAGTGCGGCGCAGTCGCATCAGGCGATGAAGAACGAATCGCTGGGCGAAGTGCGTGCACGACTGATGCTCGCGTGGGCGCTCGGCGAAGCCGGCGATGAGGCGGGTGCACGCGCAGAGCTCGAACGAACGCGTGCACTCTCGCGGAACGGCGTCGCTGAACCAACGGTGCTGTACTGGGCAGGGAAAGCGATGGCACGGCGCGGCATGACGGCCGCTGCACGCGAAATGCTCGATACGCTGGCACGACGTGCGGTTGCGGGAAACGTGCGCCACGAGAGTGCGGCCCTGCTGCTTCGCGGAGAGCTGGCGCTGGCGCGCGGGGAGCCGGGTGTCGCGGTTCTACTGATCGAACGCGGGGGCGCGCTCGACAGCACACCGGTGCCGCGCGAGTCGTTGGCCCATGCGGCGCGCGCCGCCGGTCAGACGGCGCGCGCTGATTCGATCTATCGGCATCTGGCGGGCACGCTCAGGTTTGGAACGGAGGCGATGCTGGCGCAGCGGCTGGCGGTGCGTCAGCTCACACCGGCGCGACGGCAGCGGCCGCGGAGGGGTTCGTAA
- a CDS encoding IS630 family transposase, which yields MPTSENRGTLEQMLRQTTLSQAIAKRVRVVLALADGDSYAAIGARFACTDRFIAIWKRRFVEGGVLALADAPRAGRGHGISAALEAKIVRLTLQTKPPAPLTHWSSRRLAAKLGVAHTTVTTVWKRHGLKPHRLERYKGSPDPDFETKAADIIGLYIDPPVNAVVFCVDEKTAIQALDRTDPVLPLRPGRAQSHGFEYVRHGTRSLYAALDVGTGHVQGKVAVRHTSAEFVDFLDTVTRSAPRGKAIHFVVDNLSAHKTQAVKDWLAAHPRVTMHDTPTYRSWLNQVESWFARIERDCMARGIFTSTSDLTRKLLRYIKLHNETCQPFVWRYRDPTRRMPATRKSTTSH from the coding sequence GTGCCCACCTCCGAGAATCGCGGCACGCTCGAGCAGATGCTGCGGCAGACGACGCTGAGCCAGGCGATTGCGAAGCGGGTGCGCGTCGTGCTCGCGCTGGCCGATGGCGATAGCTACGCCGCGATTGGCGCCCGATTCGCTTGCACGGATCGGTTCATCGCCATCTGGAAGCGGCGCTTCGTCGAGGGCGGGGTGCTCGCGTTGGCCGATGCGCCGCGAGCGGGACGCGGCCATGGGATCAGCGCGGCGCTCGAGGCGAAGATCGTCCGCCTGACCCTGCAGACGAAGCCGCCGGCGCCGCTCACGCACTGGTCGAGTCGGCGACTGGCGGCGAAGCTCGGCGTCGCCCACACCACGGTCACGACCGTCTGGAAGCGGCACGGGCTCAAGCCCCATCGGCTGGAACGCTACAAGGGGAGCCCCGATCCCGACTTCGAGACGAAGGCCGCCGATATCATCGGGCTGTACATCGACCCGCCCGTGAATGCCGTGGTGTTCTGCGTCGACGAGAAGACGGCGATTCAAGCGCTGGATCGCACCGACCCGGTGCTGCCGCTGCGGCCGGGGCGGGCCCAATCCCATGGCTTCGAGTACGTGCGCCACGGCACGCGCTCGCTGTACGCGGCGCTCGACGTCGGCACCGGGCACGTGCAGGGGAAGGTCGCCGTCCGCCATACGAGCGCCGAGTTCGTCGACTTCCTCGACACGGTCACCCGTTCCGCCCCGCGGGGGAAGGCGATCCACTTTGTCGTCGACAACCTCTCGGCACATAAGACCCAGGCGGTGAAGGACTGGCTCGCCGCGCACCCGCGCGTGACGATGCACGACACCCCGACCTACCGCAGCTGGCTCAACCAAGTGGAGAGTTGGTTCGCCCGCATCGAACGCGACTGCATGGCGCGCGGGATCTTCACCTCGACCTCCGATCTCACACGCAAGCTGCTCCGCTACATCAAGCTCCACAACGAGACCTGCCAGCCCTTTGTGTGGCGGTACCGCGACCCCACCCGTCGCATGCCTGCTACACGTAAATCAACTACGTCCCACTAG